The genomic segment AGCCATTTCACCACGCCGCTCGGCCGGCGCGTGCCGATCGATTATTCCGGCGAGGCGCCCGCGATCGAGGTGAAACTGCCCGAGATGTATGGCGTGACCACGCATCCGACGGTCGGCCCGAAGCGCCACCCGCTCAGGATCTCGCTCCTCTCGCCGGGGATGAAGCCCATTCAGGTGACGATGGATCTACCCGGGTTCTGGGAGGGCTCCTATGCCGAGGTCCGCAAGGAGATGCGCGGCCGCTACCCCCGCCACCCCTGGCCGGAAAACCCGCGCGAAGCCGATCCGACGACCCGCGCCAAGCCGCGCGGCACCTGAAGGGGGCGCTGCCCCCTCTGCCTTCGGCATTCACCCCCGGGATATTTCTGGCAAGATGAAAGGACCACACTTCATCTTGCCAGAAATATCCCGGGGGGAGCCCGGAACGGGCGGGGGGCAGCGCCCCCCTCCACGCTGGGTCAGATCACTTGCCCAAGCACCAGCGCATGATCGCCTTTTGCGCATGGAGCCGGTTTTCCGCTTCGTCGAAAATCACCGAATGGGGCCCGTCCATCACCGCCGAGGTGGCCTCATCGTTGCGATGCGCGGGCAGGCAATGCATGAAGAGCGCGTCGGGTTTGGCCTTGGCCATCAGCTCTTCGTTGACCTGATAGGGGCGGAGCTGATTGTGGCGCCGCTCTTTCGCCGATTCCGGGTCATGCATCGACACCCAGGTATCGGTGACGACGAGATCGGCGCCGGACACCGCTTTCGCCGGATCGCGCTCGATCTCGACATTGACCCCTTTGGCGCGCGCGAAGTCGACCCATTCGCGTTCCGGGTCAAGGGTTTGCGGGCCGGTGAAGGTGAGGTCGAAGCCGAATTGCCCGGCCGCCTGCAGGAAAGAGGCGCAGACGTTGTTGCCGTCGCCCGACCAGACCACCTTGCGCCCGGCGATCGGGCCGCGGTGTTCTTCATAGGTCATGATATCGGCCATGATCTGGCAGGGGTGGGTGCGGTTCGTCAGCCCGTTGATCACCGGCACGGAGGCATATTCGGCCATCTCGAGCAGCGTTGCCTCCTCGAAGGTGCGGATCATGATCAGATCGACATAGCGCGAGAGCACCCGCGCGGTATCGGCGATCGTCTCGCCATGGCCGAGTTGCATTTCCTTGCCCGAGAGCACCATCGTCTGGCCGCCCATCTGGCGCACGCCCACATCGAAGCTCACCCGGGTTCGGGTCGAGGGTTTCTCGAAGATCAGCGCGACCATATGGCCTTTGAGCGGCGCATCCTCATCGGGGGCGCCTTTCGGGAGGCCCTGGCGGGCGTCCTTCATGGCGCGCGCCGAGTCGATCATCTTGCGCAGGTCTTCGGGGCTGGTGGTGTGGATATCGAGAAAATGGGTCATGTGCTTTGCTTTCCCGGCGGCGCCGGGGGCGCTGCCCCCGGACCCCCGGCGTATTGGGGCCAAGAAGAAATCAGGCCGGTTTCTGTTCAAGTGCGGTGGCGGCGGCGTCGAGGCGGGCGACGGCTTCGGCCATGTCCGCCTCGGAGATATTGAGCGCGGGCAGGAGCCGCAGCACGTTATCGGCGGCGGGCACGGTGAGCAGGTTCTGGGCATAGGCCGCGGCCACGACATCGCCCGGCGCGGGCAGGCATTTCAGCCCGAGCATCAGCCCCTGGCCGCGGACCTCGGAGAAGACGCCGGGGTGCGCGGCGACCAGCGCCTCGAGCTTTTGGCGCAGGAAGCCCGCGCGCGCGTTCACCTCGGCGAGGAATTCGGGGGTGGAGACGATCTCCATCACCTTCGCGCCGACCGCGCAGCCGAGCGGGTTGCCGCCATAGGTCGAGCCATGGGTGCCCGCGACCATGCCCGAGGCCGCCGCTTCGGTGGCCAGCACCGCGCCGAGCGGGAAGCCGCCGCCGATGCCTTTGGCGACCATCATGATATCGGGGGTGATGCCGGCCCATTCATGCGCGAAGAGCCGCCCCGTGCGGCCCATGCCGCATTGCACCTCGTCGAAGATCAGAAGCGTGCCGGTTTCGGCGGAGATGTCCTTGAGCGCTTTCAGGAAGGCGTCGGAGGCCGGGCGGATGCCGCCCTCGCCCTGCACCGGCTCGATCAGGATCGCGGCGGTGTTGGGGCCCATCGCGGCTTTCACCGCCTCGAGGTCATCCCAGGGCAGGTGGACAAAGCCGGGCAGGAGCGGGCCGAAGCCCTTGACCATTTTCTCCGAGCCCGCCGCCGCGATCGCCGCCGAGGAGCGGCCATGGAAGGCGCCCGCGAAGGTCAGGATCTCGACCCGCTCGGGGGCGCCTTTCTCATACCAGTATTTGCGCGCCATCTTGACGGCGAGCTCGCAGGCCTCAGTGCCCGAATTGGTGAAGAACACGGTATCGGCGAAGGTCGCGGCCACGAGCTGGTCGGCGAGGCGTTGTTGCTCGGGGATCTGGTAGAGGTTCGAGACATGCCAGAGTTTTTGCGCCTGTTCGCCGAGCGCCGCGACCAGTTCGGGCGCAGCATGGCCGAGCGCGTTCACCGCGATCCCGGCGCCCATGTCGAGATATCGGCTGCCGTCCGCGGCCTCCAGCCAGGAGCCAGCGCCTTTGACGAAGGCAAGCGGCGCGCGGTTATAGGTCGGCAGGATCGAGGAAATCATGGGATGTCTCCGGTAGGGAAGGCCAAGGGGTGCCTGAGCCCCGATGGGCTGTCAACGGCTTTGGCCGGGATTTGCGCTTGTTTTGAAGGCTGTGTGGCCTTTGGCCACGGGATCCTTGCGGGGTTTGTGGCCTGCGGCCACGGGTCTTCTGAAGGTTTGTGGCCTGCGGCCACGGCTCTGCTGAAGGTTTGTGGCCTGCGGCCACGGGGGATCGGACGTCAGGCGCGGGCGCGACGTCGGGGACGGGCAAGGAGGGCGGTCCGTTTGATCATGGCCGTGGGGTAGCCCCGGGCGGCGCTTTTGTCAAAGGGCAATCCGCCGCGGGGTTGAAATCCGGGGGCGGCGCTTGTATCTCACTGCGTCCGCATTAGAATGGCGAAAGCCGTAGGGTCTGCCCGTGTCGGGTTGGCAAAGAGAGCGAAAGGGTGACCATGTCCTGGACCGATGAGCGCGTCGAACTCCTCAAGAAGATGTGGTCCGAGGGCCAATCGGCCAGCCAGATCGCCAAAGAGCTGGGCGGGGTGACCCGCAATGCCGTGATCGGCAAGGTGCACCGTCTGGGGCTGTCGAACCGGGTGGGGGATGCGCCCGCCGCGCCCGCGCCCGCCGCCCCCGTGGCGCCGCCCGCGCCCAAACCTGCGCCCGAGGCGCGCCGCCCCGAGCCCGCGCCCAAACCCGCGCCGCAGCCGGCCGCGGCCGCCCCGGCGGCGCCTGCGCCCGCGCCCGCCGCGGCCCAGCCTGCGCCGCAGCCCGCGCCCGCCAACAGCGCGGCCCGCCCCGAGCCGGTGGCCGCCGCGCCCGCGATGACGCCTGCGCTGCGCAAGCCGATCATCCCGGCGGGCCAGCCCCTGCCGCCGCAGCCCTCGGCCAATGAGATCAGCCCCGAGGCGCTGGCCAAGGTTGGCGAGGTCGAGAAACGGGCCCGCAAGCTCGGGCTGATGGAGCTCACCGAGCGGACCTGCAAATGGCCGATCGGCGACCCGGCGACGGATAATTTCTATTTCTGCGGGCTGCCGTCGCAGCCGGGCAAGCCCTATTGCGAGGCGCATGTGGGCGTGGCCTTCCAGCCGATGAGCGCGCGGCGCGACCGTCGGCGCTGAACCAGGGTGCCGGGGGCGCCGCCCCCGGACCCCCGGGATATTTGTGGCAAGATGAAAGGGCGGGTCGCGCGGCTCGCCTTTGCCTTTGAGAGGGAAGCGATGAGCCAGAACCCCCCGAACCTGCGCCCTGATCTTGCGCCGAAAGCGCGGATCGACGAGGCGCCGCGCCCGGGTCAGCCGACGATCGGGATGGTCTCGCTCGGCTGTCCGAAGGCTTTGGTCGACAGCGAGCGGATCCTGACGCGGCTGCGCGCCGAGGGTTATGCGATCTCGCCCGATTACACCGGCGCCGAGGCGGTGATCGTCAATACCTGCGGGTTTCTTGATTCGGCCAAGGCCGAGAGCCTCGAGGCGATTGGTGAGGCGCTGAAGGAAAACGGCAAGGTGATCGTGACCGGCTGTCTGGGCGCGGATCCGGAGTTCATCACCGGGGTGCATCCGAAGGTGTTGGCCGTCACCGGGCCCGAGCAGTTCGAGCAGGTGCTCGACGCGGTGCATGGGGCGGTGCCGCCGGCGCCCGACCCGTTCATCGACCTGTTGCCGCCCACCGGCGTCAAGCTCACGCCGCGCCATTACAGCTATCTCAAGATTTCCGAGGGCTGCAACCACCATTGCAAGTTCTGCATCATCCCGGACATGCGGGGGCGGCTCGTGTCGCGGCCGGCGCATGCGGTGTTGCGCGAGGCAGAGAAGCTTCTCGACGCGGGCGTGCGCGAGCTGTTGGTGATCAGCCAGGATACGTCGGCCTATGGGGTTGATCGCAAACATGATTTGGCGCCCTGGAAGGGCGGCGAGGTGCGCACGCATATCACCGATCTGACCCGCGAGATGGGCAAGATGGCGCGCGATGCGGGGGCCTGGCTGCGGCTCCATTATGTCTATCCCTATCCGCATGTGCGCGATCTCGTGCCGCTGATGGCGGAGGGGTTGGCGCTGCCCTATCTCGACATTCCGTTCCAGCATGCCCACCCGGAGGTGCTCAAGCGCATGGCGCGGCCCGCGGCTTCGGCGAAGACGCTCGACGAGATCGCGGCCTGGCGGCGCGATTGCC from the Rhodobacter xanthinilyticus genome contains:
- a CDS encoding aspartate aminotransferase family protein, whose product is MISSILPTYNRAPLAFVKGAGSWLEAADGSRYLDMGAGIAVNALGHAAPELVAALGEQAQKLWHVSNLYQIPEQQRLADQLVAATFADTVFFTNSGTEACELAVKMARKYWYEKGAPERVEILTFAGAFHGRSSAAIAAAGSEKMVKGFGPLLPGFVHLPWDDLEAVKAAMGPNTAAILIEPVQGEGGIRPASDAFLKALKDISAETGTLLIFDEVQCGMGRTGRLFAHEWAGITPDIMMVAKGIGGGFPLGAVLATEAAASGMVAGTHGSTYGGNPLGCAVGAKVMEIVSTPEFLAEVNARAGFLRQKLEALVAAHPGVFSEVRGQGLMLGLKCLPAPGDVVAAAYAQNLLTVPAADNVLRLLPALNISEADMAEAVARLDAAATALEQKPA
- a CDS encoding GcrA family cell cycle regulator, whose amino-acid sequence is MSWTDERVELLKKMWSEGQSASQIAKELGGVTRNAVIGKVHRLGLSNRVGDAPAAPAPAAPVAPPAPKPAPEARRPEPAPKPAPQPAAAAPAAPAPAPAAAQPAPQPAPANSAARPEPVAAAPAMTPALRKPIIPAGQPLPPQPSANEISPEALAKVGEVEKRARKLGLMELTERTCKWPIGDPATDNFYFCGLPSQPGKPYCEAHVGVAFQPMSARRDRRR
- the argF gene encoding ornithine carbamoyltransferase, whose product is MTHFLDIHTTSPEDLRKMIDSARAMKDARQGLPKGAPDEDAPLKGHMVALIFEKPSTRTRVSFDVGVRQMGGQTMVLSGKEMQLGHGETIADTARVLSRYVDLIMIRTFEEATLLEMAEYASVPVINGLTNRTHPCQIMADIMTYEEHRGPIAGRKVVWSGDGNNVCASFLQAAGQFGFDLTFTGPQTLDPEREWVDFARAKGVNVEIERDPAKAVSGADLVVTDTWVSMHDPESAKERRHNQLRPYQVNEELMAKAKPDALFMHCLPAHRNDEATSAVMDGPHSVIFDEAENRLHAQKAIMRWCLGK
- the rimO gene encoding 30S ribosomal protein S12 methylthiotransferase RimO; its protein translation is MSQNPPNLRPDLAPKARIDEAPRPGQPTIGMVSLGCPKALVDSERILTRLRAEGYAISPDYTGAEAVIVNTCGFLDSAKAESLEAIGEALKENGKVIVTGCLGADPEFITGVHPKVLAVTGPEQFEQVLDAVHGAVPPAPDPFIDLLPPTGVKLTPRHYSYLKISEGCNHHCKFCIIPDMRGRLVSRPAHAVLREAEKLLDAGVRELLVISQDTSAYGVDRKHDLAPWKGGEVRTHITDLTREMGKMARDAGAWLRLHYVYPYPHVRDLVPLMAEGLALPYLDIPFQHAHPEVLKRMARPAASAKTLDEIAAWRRDCPEIILRSTFIVGYPGETEEEFQYLLDWMDEAQLDRVGCFQYENVAGARSSELPGHIAPELKQERWERFMEKAQEISAAKLEARVGATEQVIVDAVDGEGATCRTRADAPEIDGNLFIDEGFEGLAPGDMVTVEVEEASEYDLWGRLV